In Cicer arietinum cultivar CDC Frontier isolate Library 1 chromosome 1, Cicar.CDCFrontier_v2.0, whole genome shotgun sequence, one DNA window encodes the following:
- the LOC101510733 gene encoding pentatricopeptide repeat-containing protein At5g46100 translates to MASKTLFKWPKQITNSLVEQLIKAEKDIHKAILMFDSATAEYTNGFSHDDRTFGAMISRLVSVNQFRPAEGMLERMKQEDCNVTEDIFLTICRGYGRVHRPLDAIRVFHKMEDFQLRPTQKSYLTIFDILVEENHVKRAIGFYKEMREMGIPPSVVSLNILIKALCKNEETVDSAFRIFHEMPNRGCQPDSYTYGTLINGLCKLGKIDQAKELFQEMSEKGLSPSVVSYTTLIHGMCQSNNLDEAIGLLEDMTRNGIEPNVFTYSSLMDGLCKCGHSSQAMELLEVMVRKRHLPNMVTYSTLINGLCKDGKLREAVEILDRMRLQGLKPNVEMYGKIISGLCAACSYQEAANFIDEMVLGGISPTRATWSFQVRMHNKVVQGLCNNIDPPRAFQLYLSMRTRGISVENGTFDCLVKCFCKRGDLHKAARVLEEMIFDGWVPDVGIWNVLMCGLWDRKKVREATELLLAELKQKFVEAES, encoded by the coding sequence ATGGCTAGTAAAACTTTGTTTAAGTGGCCAAAGCAAATTACAAATTCACTAGTTGAGCAGTTAATAAAAGCAGAAAAGGACATACACAAAGCTATCCTTATGTTTGATTCTGCAACAGCTGAGTATACCAATGGATTTAGTCATGATGACAGAACTTTTGGTGCAATGATCTCAAGGCTAGTCTCTGTTAACCAGTTTAGGCCAGCAGAAGGAATGCTGGAAAGAATGAAGCAAGAAGATTGCAATGTTACAGAggatatatttttaactatatGCAGGGGTTATGGACGTGTGCACCGCCCGCTTGATGCCATCAGGGTTTTTCATAAGATGGAAGATTTTCAGCTTAGGCCTACTCAGAAGTCTTACCTTACAATATTCGATATTCTTGTGGAGGAAAACCATGTGAAAAGGGCTATTGGTTTTTACAAGGAGATGAGGGAAATGGGAATTCCGCCTAGTGTTGTTTCACTAAATATTTTGATCAAGGCACTCTGCAAAAATGAGGAAACTGTTGATTCTGCTTTCCGGATATTTCATGAAATGCCCAACCGTGGGTGCCAGCCTGATTCGTATACATATGGTACATTGATTAATGGGCTGTGCAAGCTAGGAAAAATCGATCAGGCAAAGGAGCTGTTCCAAGAGATGAGTGAGAAAGGTTTGTCGCCTTCTGTTGTTAGCTATACTACTCTGATACATGGAATGTGTCAATCTAATAATTTGGATGAAGCTATTGGATTGCTCGAAGATATGACGAGGAATGGCATTGAGCCAAATGTTTTTACTTATAGTTCTTTAATGGATGGTTTGTGTAAATGTGGACATTCATCACAAGCAATGGAGTTGTTAGAAGTGATGGTTAGAAAACGTCATTTGCCTAACATGGTCACTTATAGTACTCTAATCAATGGACTGTGTAAAGACGGTAAGCTTAGAGAAGCTGTGGAGATTCTCGACAGGATGAGGCTTCAAGGATTAAAACCAAATGTAGAGATGTATGGGAAAATCATAAGTGGCCTCTGTGCTGCATGCAGTTATCAAGAAGCTGCAAACTTCATCGATGAGATGGTTCTTGGCGGTATCTCACCTACTCGAGCAACTTGGAGCTTTCAAGTCAGAATGCATAACAAGGTAGTCCAAGGTCTTTGTAATAATATTGATCCACCTCGCGCATTCCAATTGTATCTTAGTATGCGTACTAGGGGTATCTCTGTTGAAAATGGAACTTTTGACTGTTTAGTCAAATGCTTTTGCAAGAGAGGAGACTTGCACAAAGCTGCTCGGGTTCTGGAAGAGATGATATTCGATGGCTGGGTTCCAGATGTGGGAATATGGAATGTATTAATGTGTGGACTTTGGGATCGAAAAAAAGTGAGAGAAGCCACTGAGCTATTGCTTGCTGAGCTGAAGCAGAAATTTGTTGAAGCTGAGAGTTGA
- the LOC101511056 gene encoding LOW QUALITY PROTEIN: protein DMP6 (The sequence of the model RefSeq protein was modified relative to this genomic sequence to represent the inferred CDS: inserted 2 bases in 1 codon): MDINLEIDDDSKNNDEQKLPLLRNVEVPEAERTLIQKAISKTFQSTAHLANLLPTGTVLAFQLLSPIFTNVGNCDSVSKSMTSALLTICGVWCFLVCFTDSFRDSKGNICYGFATFKGLWIIDGSTQLPPQVAGKYCLRLIDLMHAVMSILVFAAIALFDQNVVNCFFPEPSHEXIGVLCSMLFVVFPTERHGIGFPLSTN, translated from the exons ATGGACATAAATTTAGAAATAGATGATGATTCTAAGAATAACGATGAACAAAAGCTTCCACTCCTGCGAAATGTTGAGGTTCCGGAAGCAGAGAGGACCCTGATACAGAAAGCCATAAGCAAAACATTTCAGAGCACAGCACATCTGGCAAACCTTCTACCTACAGGAACTGTCCTTGCTTTCCAACTTCTGTCTCCAATTTTTACAAATGTTGGCAACTGTGATTCTGTCAGCAAGTCGATGACTTCTGCACTTTTGACTATCTGCGGTGTCTGGTGCTTCCTGGTATGTTTTACTGATAGCTTTAGAGATAGCAAGGGGAATATTTGTTATGGATTTGCCACATTCAAGGGCTTGTGGATCATTGATGGATCAACACAACTTCCACCTCAAGTTGCTGGAAAATATTGCCTAAGGCTTATAGATTTAATGCATGCAGTGATGTCCATTTTGGTATTTGCAGCAATTGCTTTATTTGATCAGAATGTGGTGAATTGCTTTTTTCCAGAACCATCACATGA AATTGGCGTTCTTTGCAGCATGCTTTTTGTTGTATTTCCTACTGAGAGACATGGAATTGGCTTCCCCCTTTCAACTAATTAA
- the LOC101511692 gene encoding uncharacterized protein, with the protein MFCKMLPLLFFFIFFFLPPTILCLNQEGLYLHQFKLSVDDPDSSLSTWNNRDPTPCNWAGITCEPTNTTVTQINLSNFNIAGPLPTSILCRLTNLTSLILTNNSINQTLPLEISLCTSLTHLDLSQNLLTGTLPHTLSLLSNLRYLDLTANNFSGSIPNSFGAFQNLEVISLVYNLLESSIPSSIGNITTLKTLNLSYNPFQPSQIPPEIGNLTNLEILWLSSCNLVGVIPYSFGKLNKLTVLDLAMNNLHGSIPSSLTQMKSLKQIELYNNSFSGELPSGMSNLTSLRLIDVAMNRIGGSIPDELCRLPLESLNLYENRFTGELPASIADSPNLYEFKIFTNLLSGELPENLGKNGPLIWFDVSNNSFSGRIPASLCERGALEELLMIHNSFSGEIPASLGACRTLARVRFGFNNLSGEVPAGLWGLPHVYLLELVDNSFSGSIAKTIGGAGNLSLLTISNNNFSGAIPEEIGTLENLQEFSGGNNLFNYSLPESIVNLRQLGILDLHNNKLSGELPKGIQSLKKLNELNLANNEIGGKIPDEIGSISVLNFLDLSNNRFSGNVPLGLQNLKLNELNLSYNKLSGEIPPLLNKDMYRDSFIGNPSLCGDLKGLCDVKGDGKSADFVWLLRTIFIVATLVFIFGVVWFYFKYMNIKNARSIDKTKWTLMSFHKLGFGEDEVLNCLDEDNVVGSGSSGKVYKVVLTNGEAVAVKKIWGGLRMETESGDIEKSGFQDNAFDTEVETLGKIRHKNIVKLWCCCTTRDCKLLVYEYMPNGSLGDLLHSNKGGLLDWPTRYKIALDAAEGLSYLHHDCVPPIVHRDVKSNNILLDEDFSARVADFGLAKTVESNGKGTKSMSVIAGSCGYIAPEYAYTLRVNEKSDTYSFGVVILELVTGRRPVDPEFGEKDLVMWACNTLDQKGVDHVLDSRLDSCFKEEIYKVLNIGLMCTSPLPINRPAMRRVVKMLQEVGAESQTKSSQKDGKLSPYYYDDASDHGSVA; encoded by the exons ATGTTTTGCAAAATGCTTCCccttctcttcttcttcatcttctttttcCTACCACCAACCATTTTATGTCTCAACCAAGAAGGTCTCTACCTACACCAGTTCAAACTCTCCGTAGACGACCCTGACTCCTCCTTATCCACATGGAACAACCGCGACCCAACTCCTTGTAACTGGGCCGGCATCACTTGCGAACCAACTAACACCACCGTAACCCAAATCAACCTCTCCAACTTCAACATCGCAGGCCCATTACCAACCTCGATCCTCTGCCGTCTTACTAATCTCACCTCCCTTATCCTCACCAACAACTCCATCAATCAAACACTCCCCCTCGAAATTTCTCTCTGCACCTCCCTCACTCATCTTGACCTCTCCCAAAATCTTCTTACTGGTACACTCCCCCACACCCTATCACTCCTCTCTAACCTCCGTTATCTCGACTTAACGGCTAACAACTTCTCCGGTTCAATCCCTAACTCCTTCGGAGCATTCCAGAATCTCGAAGTTATTTCCCTCGTTTACAATCTTCTAGAATCTTCCATTCCTTCTTCTATTGGTAACATAACCACTCTCAAAACACTTAACCTTTCTTATAATCCATTTCAACCTTCTCAGATCCCGCCGGAAATCGGAAATTTAACTAACCTCGAGATTCTATGGCTTAGTTCATGTAATCTCGTTGGTGTAATCCCTTACTCGTTTGGAAAACTTAACAAACTCACTGTACTTGACCTTGCCATGAATAATCTTCACGGTTCCATTCCGAGTTCGCTCACTCAAATGAAGAGTTTGAAGCAGATTGAACTTTATAACAACTCGTTTTCCGGTGAGTTACCTTCGGGAATGTCAAACCTTACTTCGTTGAGGCTTATTGATGTTGCAATGAATCGTATCGGTGGTTCTATTCCCGATGAGTTGTGTCGATTACCGCTTGAAAGTCTTAATTTGTATGAAAATCGGTTTACCGGTGAGTTGCCGGCGAGTATAGCTGACTCGCCTAACCTTTATGAATTTAAGATTTTTACGAACTTGCTCTCCGGTGAGTTGCCAGAGAATCTCGGGAAGAATGGTCCGTTGATATGGTTTGATGTTTCTAATAATAGTTTCTCCGGTAGGATACCGGCAAGTCTGTGTGAGCGTGGCGCGTTGGAGGAGTTACTGATGATACATAATTCGTTCTCCGGAGAGATTCCGGCGAGTTTGGGCGCGTGTAGGACGTTGGCGCGTGTTAGATTTGGTTTCAACAATTTATCCGGCGAAGTTCCGGCGGGTTTGTGGGGCCTGCCGCACGTGTATCTTCTTGAACTTGTTGATAACTCGTTTTCTGGTTCAATTGCTAAGACCATTGGTGGAGCGGGGAATCTTTCTTTGTTGACTATATCGAATAATAATTTCTCTGGTGCGATCCCCGAAGAGATTGGAACTTTGGAAAATCTTCAGGAATTTTCTGGTGGTAATAACTTGTTCAATTATTCGTTGCCTGAGAGTATTGTGAATCTCCGGCAGCTTGGGATTCTTGATCTTCACAATAATAAGCTTTCTGGGGAGCTTCCAAAAGGGATTCAATCTCTTAAGAAACTCAACGAGTTGAATTTGGCTAATAATGAGATTGGTGGGAAAATTCCTGATGAAATTGGGAGTATATCTGTGCTTAATTTTCTCGATCTTTCCAATAATCGATTTTCCGGAAATGTCCCTCTTGGGTTGCAGAATTTGAAGCTCAATGAGCTGAATTTGTCTTACAATAAGCTATCTGGAGAAATTCCCCCTCTTCTGAATAAGGATATGTATAGGGATAGTTTTATTGGTAATCCTAGTTTGTGTGGCGATTTGAAAGGTTTGTGTGATGTTAAAGGTGATGGTAAGAGTGCAGATTTTGTTTGGTTGCTTAGAACTATTTTCATAGTTGCTACTTTGGTTTTTATCTTTGGTGTGGTTTGGTTCTACTTCAAGTACATGAATATCAAGAATGCTAGATCTATTGATAAAACAAAATGGACATTGATGTCATTTCATAAACTGGGTTTCGGTGAAGACGAGGTTTTGAACTGCCTTGATGAAGATAATGTCGTAGGAAGCGGATCTTCCGGGAAAGTCTACAAGGTTGTGCTTACCAATGGCGAAGCCGTCGCCGTGAAGAAGATATGGGGAGGGCTTAGAATGGAAACGGAGAGTGGAGATATCGAAAAGAGTGGGTTTCAAGACAATGCTTTTGATACAGAGGTTGAAACTTTGGGCAAGATTAGGCACAAGAACATTGTGAAACTATGGTGTTGTTGTACCACTAGGGATTGCAAGCTATTGGTTTATGAGTATATGCCAAATGGTAGTCTTGGTGATTTGCTGCATAGCAATAAAGGAGGGTTGTTGGATTGGCCAACAAGGTATAAGATAGCTCTTGATGCTGCAGAAGGGCTCTCTTATCTGCATCATGACTGTGTCCCTCCTATTGTTCATAGAGATGTGAAATCTAATAACATCTTGTTGGACGAGGACTTCAGCGCAAGGGTCGCAGATTTTGGGTTAGCTAAGACGGTCGAATCCAATGGGAAAGGAACAAAATCCATGTCTGTCATAGCTGGCTCTTGTGGGTATATTGCACCAG AATATGCATACACACTCAGAGTGAATGAGAAGAGTGACACATATAGTTTTGGTGTTGTTATCCTTGAGCTAGTTACTGGAAGGAGGCCTGTAGATCCTGAATTTGGGGAAAAAGACTTGGTTATGTGGGCATGCAACACCTTGGATCAGAAAGGTGTTGACCATGTACTCGACTCGCGGCTTGATTCTTGTTTCAAAGAAGAAATTTACAAGGTCCTTAACATTGGCCTAATGTGCACTAGTCCTCTTCCAATCAACCGGCCTGCAATGAGAAGAGTTGTGAAGATGTTACAAGAAGTTGGCGCAGAGAGCCAAACAAAGTCTTCCCAAAAAGATGGAAAGTTGTCCCCTTATTACTATGACGATGCGTCAGATCATGGAAGTGTTGCTTAA
- the LOC101511364 gene encoding putative disease resistance RPP13-like protein 1, giving the protein MDAAAVGGAFLSAFLQVLLDRLASPQLVNFIYGNKVDANLIQRLKNTLYAVEAVLNDAEQKQIKDSAVNNWLHDLKDALYIADDILDHISTKSATTLKNKDVRTTAFRSFSRLFNLKERDMVRKLADIVARLESILEHKDILGLQHIATHHHSSWRTPSTSLDDGSNIFGRNQDIEDILNLLLHDGDDGDSDKISVIPIVGMGGVGKTTLAQSVYNHQSIKQKFDVQAWVCVSDAFDVLKVTKATAEEVKSASNTDNLNTLQQDLKDKLIGKKFLIVLDDVWTEDYDRWNSLIKPLRCGAKGSKILVTTRNEKVASMVQTSQGYHSLEQLPDEDCWSVFANHACLSQEESTQNMDLEKIGREIVKKCKGLPLAAQSLGGLLRRKRDIRDWNNILNSNIWEIDEKESKIIPALTISYHYLSPYLKRCFVYCSLYPKDYEFDADDLILLWMAEDLLQPPKNGKTLEEVGYEYFNDLASRSFFQGFGSGNSSRSFVMHDLVHDLATFFGTEFYFRTEKIGKETKIGNKTRHLSFNMLSGPVTDNFEIFDRAKHLRTFLTFNFSRTPFHNEMAPCIILSNLKCLRVLSFQKFRDLNALPDSIGELIHLRYLDLSFTTIKTLPKALCNLHNLQTLKLYDCNELIKLPNGMQKFVNLRYLDIRLTLKLEDMPREMSKLNHLQHLSYFLVGKHKEKGIKELGTLSNLHGSLSISKLENVTDNFEASQAKIMEKKYLEKLSFKWSDNAKDQFTNSQSDMDILDKLQPAKNLKKVSICGYRGTRFPEWVGDPSYHNLTELYLSDCHNCCILPPLGQLRSLKKLRISRMSMLETIASEYGDSFSGIIFPSLERGDSFSGIIFPSLERGDSFSGIIFPSLERGDSFSGIIFPSLERGDSFSGIIFPSLERGDSFSGIIFPSLERLEFDNMPCWEVWHHPHDSNAYFLVLKYLEIRGCPLLRGDLPSHLPALETIQIERCDQLASSLPSAPAIQKIRIRENTKVVLRELPLSLEEIEIHGREATESFFEVIAITLPIYLKIVKIQNCSSALSFPGDCLPASLNSLFITNCKNLDFPKQKQQHESLQWLYIESSCDSLTTLPLETFPNLSTLNIWHCENLECVSASKTLQNLNIFLISDCPKLVSFARDGLAAPNLRELFVYRCVNLKSLPFQANTLLPNLERVSIRDCPEMETFCEGGMPPSLRRLVIYECEKLMRSPSLSLMDMLMLTDLNIGSCDGVESFPNKDCALLPSSLTSLTLFNMSSLHTLDCTELLHLTSLQQLEIGYCSNLKNMAGERLPATLTKLQIYKCPLLEERCRMKHPQIWPKISHIQSIVFHYTWI; this is encoded by the coding sequence ATGGATGCTGCTGCTGTTGGTGGAGCTTTTCTCTCTGCTTTCCTTCAAGTTCTTCTCGACAGGCTTGCTTCTCCTCAGCTTGTTAACTTCATCTATGGAAACAAGGTTGACGCCAATTTGATCCAAAGGTTGAAGAACACTCTTTATGCTGTTGAAGCTGTTCTTAATGATGCTGAGCAGAAACAGATCAAAGACTCTGCTGTTAACAACTGGCTTCATGATCTCAAAGATGCTCTCTATATCGCTGATGACATTCTCGATCACATTTCCACCAAATCTGCTACTACTCTGAAGAATAAAGACGTGAGAACAACTGCTTTTAGAAGCTTTTCTCGCCTTTTCAACTTGAAAGAAAGGGATATGGTTCGTAAGTTGGCAGATATAGTTGCTAGGCTTGAATCCATTCTCGAACACAAAGATATTCTTGGTCTTCAACATATTGCAACTCACCACCACTCTTCTTGGAGAACTCCATCAACCTCTCTAGATGATGGATCTAACATATTTGGTAGAAATCAAGACATAGAGGACATACTCAACTTATTGTTACATGATGGTGATGATGGTGATAGTGATAAGATTTCTGTGATCCCCATAGTTGGCATGGGTGGTGTGGGCAAAACCACTTTAGCGCAATCTGTGTACAATCATCAAAGTATAAAGCAGAAATTCGATGTTCAAGCATGGGTTTGTGTTTCTGATGCTTTTGATGTTTTGAAGGTTACAAAGGCCACTGCAGAGGAGGTTAAAAGTGCTTCTAACACAGATAATTTGAATACTCTTCAGCAAGATTTGAAGGATAAGTTGATCGGAAAAAAGTTCTTAATTGTTCTGGATGATGTCTGGACCGAAGATTATGACAGATGGAATTCTCTTATAAAGCCTCTTCGATGCGGAGCTAAAGGAAGTAAAATTCTTGTAACAACCCGTAATGAAAAGGTTGCTTCTATGGTCCAAACTTCCCAAGGTTACCACTCTCTTGAGCAATTGCCTGATGAGGATTGTTGGTCTGTGTTTGCAAACCATGCTTGCCTTTCTCAAGAAGAATCTACTCAGAATATGGATCTCGAAAAAATTGGCAGAGAGATTGTTAAAAAATGTAAGGGATTGCCTTTAGCAGCACAATCACTTGGGGGTTTGTTGCGACGGAAACGTGACATCAGGGATTGGAATAATATACTCAATAGTAATATTTGGGAAATTGATGAAAAGGAGAGTAAGATCATTCCAGCTCTAACAATTAGTTATCATTATCTCTCTCCCTATTTGAAACGCTGCTTTGTTTATTGCTCGTTGTATCCTAAGGATTATGAATTTGATGCTGACGATTTGATCTTGTTGTGGATGGCAGAAGATCTTTTACAGCCTCCAAAAAATGGAAAGACTTTGGAAGAAGTTGGTTATGAGTATTTTAATGACTTAGCTTCAAGATCTTTTTTTCAAGGTTTTGGAAGTGGAAACAGCTCCCGGAGTTTTGTGATGCATGATCTGGTGCATGATTTAGCAACATTTTTTGGGACAGAATTCTACTTTAGAACAGAAAAAATTGGCAAAGAAACGAAGATTGGTAACAAGACACGTCATTTATCATTTAATATGTTAAGTGGTCCAGTGACGGAtaactttgagatttttgaCCGAGCAAAACATCTTAGGACCTTTTTGACATTCAATTTTAGCCGTACTCCATTCCACAATGAAATGGCACCATGCATCATTTTGTCAAATTTGAAGTGCTTGAGAGTTTtgtcatttcaaaaatttcgtGATCTTAATGCATTGCCTGACTCGATAGGTGAACTGATTCATTTGCGTTATTTGGATCTCTCTTTCACAACTATAAAGACACTACCGAAGGCATTGTGTAATCTGCATAATCTACAAACCTTGAAGTTGTACGATTGTAATGAACTAATCAAACTTCCCAATGGCATGCAAAAGTTTGTGAATTTGCGCTATCTTGATATCCGCTTAACTCTAAAGTTAGAAGATATGCCTAGAGAAATGAGCAAATTAAACCATTTGCAACATTTGAGTTACTTTCTTGTGGGCAAGCATAAAGAGAAAGGGATCAAGGAGTTAGGAACACTATCAAATCTTCACGGATCACTTTCCATTAGTAAATTAGAGAATGTTACCGACAACTTTGAAGCATCACAAGCGAAAATAATGGAAAAGAAGTACCTTGAAAAATTATCCTTTAAATGGTCTGATAATGCAAAAGACCAATTTACAAATTCACAAAGTGATATGGATATACTTGACAAGTTACAACCTGCCAAGAACCTAAAAAAGGTGTCTATATGTGGATATAGAGGCACGAGATTTCCAGAATGGGTTGGAGATCCTTCCTACCACAATTTGACTGAGTTATATTTGTCTGATTGTCATAATTGTTGTATTCTTCCACCACTTGGACAATTACGCTCTCTCAAGAAATTGAGAATCAGTAGAATGAGTATGTTGGAGACTATTGCATCTGAATACGGTGATTCCTTTTCAGGGATTATCTTTCCCTCCCTTGAACGTGGTGATTCCTTTTCAGGGATTATCTTTCCCTCCCTTGAACGTGGTGATTCCTTTTCAGGGATTATCTTTCCCTCCCTTGAACGTGGTGATTCCTTTTCAGGGATTATCTTTCCCTCCCTTGAACGTGGTGATTCCTTTTCAGGGATTATCTTTCCCTCCCTTGAACGTGGTGATTCCTTTTCAGGGATTATCTTTCCCTCCCTTGAACGTCTTGAGTTTGATAACATGCCATGTTGGGAAGTGTGGCATCATCCCCATGACTCAAATGCTTATTTTCTTGTACTCAAGTATCTTGAGATTCGTGGTTGTCCCTTATTGAGGGGAGATTTGCCATCTCATCTTCCTGCTTTGGAAACAATTCAGATTGAACGATGCGACCAACTTGCTTCGTCTCTCCCAAGTGCTCCTGCCATCCAGAAAATAAGGATACGTGAAAACACTAAAGTAGTGTTGCGAGAGCTACCTCTTTCATTGGAAGAGATCGAAATTCATGGAAGAGAGGCAACAGAGTCCTTCTTTGAAGTCATTGCCATCACCCTACCGATTTACCTGAAAATTGTAAAGATCCAGAATTGTTCTTCTGCGTTATCGTTTCCTGGAGATTGTTTACCCGCATCCTTAAACAGTTTGTTCATCACAAATTGTAAAAATCTAGATTTTCCAAAGCAAAAGCAGCAGCACGAGTCACTTCAATGGTTGTATATAGAGAGTAGTTGTGATTCTCTGACAACCCTCCCACTGGAGACCTTTCCCAACCTCAGTACTCTCAACATCTGGCACTGTGAAAATCTAGAATGTGTTTCTGCTTCAAAGACTCTTCAAAATCTCAACATATTTCTCATTTCCGATTGCCCCAAATTAGTTTCATTTGCAAGAGATGGATTGGCTGCGCCCAACTTGAGAGAATTGTTTGTCTACAGGTGTGTTAATTTAAAGTCATTGCCTTTTCAAGCAAATACTCTTCTCCCGAATTTAGAAAGGGTGAGTATACGAGATTGCCCAGAAATGGAGACGTTTTGTGAAGGTGGTATGCCGCCTAGCTTGAGAAGACTTGTTATATATGAATGCGAGAAGTTAATGAGGAGCCCATCTCTAAGTTTGATGGACATGCTCATGCTCACCGATCTTAACATTGGTAGTTGTGATGGTGTGGAGTCCTTCCCCAATAAGGATTGTGCGTTGCTGCCTTCCTCCCTTACCTCTCTAACGCTATTCAATATGTCAAGTTTGCACACGTTGGACTGCACGGAGCTTCTCCACCTCACGTCCCTCCAACAATTAGAAATTGGCTATTGTTCAAATCTGAAGAATATGGCGGGAGAAAGGCTGCCTGCTACTCTAACGAAACTTCAAATCTATAAGTGTCCACTGCTGGAAGAACGGTGCCGCATGAAACATCCGCAAATTTGGCCCAAAATTTCCCACATCCAAAGCATTGTGTTTCACTACACATGGATTTAG